The following are encoded together in the Vibrio lentus genome:
- a CDS encoding helix-turn-helix domain-containing protein yields MNDQLTPINKDHLKKLIRAELEPTWFDKQSVSPDMSWVTPAVFEILFTELITHTRGNQSKAARVLGINRGNFTKKLAQITTREFGSDESL; encoded by the coding sequence ATGAATGACCAACTAACTCCAATCAACAAAGACCATTTAAAAAAACTTATCCGAGCAGAACTGGAACCGACATGGTTTGATAAACAATCAGTTAGCCCTGATATGTCTTGGGTGACTCCTGCTGTGTTTGAAATATTGTTTACTGAGTTGATAACTCATACGCGCGGTAATCAGTCTAAGGCTGCTAGGGTTTTAGGGATTAACAGAGGTAATTTCACCAAAAAGTTAGCTCAGATCACAACTCGTGAATTTGGATCGGATGAGAGCTTATAA
- the tnpA gene encoding IS200/IS605 family transposase: protein MGDYRSSSHVYWRCKYHIVWTPKYRYKILKDKVGKELYRSIYILCNMKDCEVLELNVQPDHVHLVVIIPPKLSISSLLGVLKGRTAIRLFNKFPHIRKKLWGNHFWARGYFVDTVGVNEEVIRRYVRHQDKQDIEYEQQLQLLKN, encoded by the coding sequence ATGGGCGATTACAGAAGTTCATCACATGTCTATTGGCGTTGCAAATACCATATAGTTTGGACTCCAAAGTATAGATATAAGATTTTGAAAGATAAGGTTGGAAAGGAGCTTTATCGTTCAATTTATATTTTGTGCAATATGAAAGACTGCGAGGTTTTAGAGTTAAATGTTCAACCAGATCATGTTCATCTTGTTGTCATTATTCCTCCCAAGTTGTCGATCTCGAGTTTGTTAGGAGTTTTAAAGGGCCGGACAGCAATTAGACTTTTCAATAAATTTCCACATATACGTAAGAAACTATGGGGAAATCACTTTTGGGCTAGAGGGTATTTTGTAGATACGGTCGGTGTGAATGAAGAAGTCATTCGACGATATGTCCGACACCAAGATAAACAGGACATAGAGTATGAACAACAACTGCAGTTATTGAAGAACTGA
- a CDS encoding LysE family translocator, with translation MTIETWLVFIAASLTLTMTPGPSILLGVLHSIKYGARKTIFTALGDISANFIQMIVVAIGLGVAVSSSEAAFNTIKWFGVVTLLYMGVKMFFDSIKLELSAPNSSPESIAAHKLYLSGFFVAAGNPKAIVFFTAFFPQFIDTTKPLLPQMMVMCPTMAVLDFSWVMLYAVTAKKFLYFIQGRPSCMNRLGGIALLGAAVLLAITGRNPI, from the coding sequence ATGACCATTGAAACATGGCTAGTTTTCATTGCGGCTTCACTCACTTTAACAATGACACCGGGGCCTAGTATTTTGTTGGGTGTACTTCACTCGATTAAATATGGTGCAAGGAAAACGATTTTCACTGCGCTTGGTGACATATCTGCCAACTTCATACAGATGATTGTTGTTGCGATTGGCTTGGGTGTTGCAGTTTCTAGCTCTGAAGCAGCTTTCAACACTATCAAGTGGTTTGGAGTAGTAACATTATTGTATATGGGAGTAAAAATGTTCTTTGATAGCATTAAGCTAGAGTTATCAGCCCCAAACTCCTCACCAGAGTCTATTGCTGCTCATAAACTTTATTTGAGTGGTTTCTTCGTTGCCGCAGGCAATCCCAAAGCCATAGTGTTCTTTACCGCATTTTTTCCTCAGTTTATTGATACTACTAAACCTTTGTTACCACAGATGATGGTAATGTGTCCTACAATGGCTGTATTAGATTTTTCATGGGTTATGCTGTATGCAGTTACTGCTAAGAAGTTTCTCTATTTTATACAGGGCCGCCCATCATGTATGAATAGGCTTGGGGGCATAGCCCTTTTAGGTGCAGCGGTTTTACTAGCTATCACTGGCCGCAACCCAATTTAA